From a single Shewanella denitrificans OS217 genomic region:
- a CDS encoding AAA family ATPase, with translation MPLSRFHSLRAYLDNVILGQSVLTENLLIALIADGHLLVEGPPGLAKTRAVKALCDGVEGDFHRIQFTPDLLPADLTGTDIYRAQTGTFEFEAGPIFHNLILADEINRAPAKVQSALLEAMAEGQVTVGKTSYPLPKLFLVMATQNPLENEGTYPLPEAQLDRFLMHINLDYPSGETEKQILRQSRQEAITHTLPTTEPVAQADVFAARDQAMGLYLAEPLEDYIVEIVMATREPARYSPDLAKWLEYGVSPRATIALERCARARAWLHNRDFVSPEDIQAVAPNVLRHRLLLSYQAQAEGVTPDRVINHILSQVAVP, from the coding sequence ATGCCTTTGAGTCGATTTCATTCACTAAGAGCCTATTTAGACAATGTTATTTTAGGACAAAGCGTTTTAACCGAAAATTTACTGATAGCCTTAATTGCCGATGGCCACTTGTTAGTAGAAGGACCACCGGGCCTGGCTAAGACCCGTGCAGTTAAAGCCTTGTGTGATGGTGTAGAGGGGGATTTTCACCGCATCCAGTTCACCCCTGACTTACTGCCGGCTGATTTAACCGGTACTGATATTTATCGCGCCCAAACAGGTACCTTCGAATTCGAAGCAGGCCCCATTTTCCACAACCTCATCTTAGCCGATGAGATTAATCGCGCCCCAGCTAAAGTGCAGTCAGCCTTATTAGAGGCCATGGCCGAAGGCCAAGTCACTGTGGGTAAAACCAGTTACCCTTTGCCTAAACTGTTTCTCGTGATGGCAACCCAAAACCCGCTGGAAAACGAAGGCACTTATCCCCTGCCTGAAGCCCAGCTCGACCGTTTTTTAATGCACATCAATCTTGACTACCCAAGCGGCGAGACGGAAAAACAGATCTTGCGTCAATCACGTCAAGAGGCGATTACTCATACTTTACCGACCACAGAACCTGTGGCACAGGCCGATGTATTTGCCGCAAGGGATCAAGCCATGGGACTCTATCTTGCTGAGCCTCTGGAAGATTATATTGTTGAAATCGTCATGGCGACCCGTGAGCCTGCGCGCTACAGCCCTGATTTAGCAAAATGGCTCGAATACGGTGTTAGCCCAAGGGCCACCATTGCCTTAGAGCGCTGCGCCCGCGCCCGCGCTTGGCTACATAATCGTGACTTTGTCTCTCCAGAAGACATACAAGCTGTGGCCCCCAATGTATTGCGTCATAGATTACTGCTCAGTTATCAGGCCCAAGCAGAAGGGGTGACCCCAGACAGGGTTATCAACCATATCTTAAGCCAAGTTGCCGTGCCTTAA
- a CDS encoding vWA domain-containing protein produces MLTLSWPWLLALLPLPWFIKKFPLSQSQGGYLQLPGVLASSQLQSRSQGSSSRKRYWLMWLFLLCAIARPQWLGEPIELPSKGRDLMLAVDLSGSMQIEDMVINGKTVDRFSLIQNVLGEFIERRNGDRLGLILFADHAYLQAPLTQDRRSIATFLADAQIGLVGKQTAIGEAIALAVKRFDQVSESNRVLVLLTDGSNNAGNIEPDVAAEIAAKRNVTIYTVGVGAELMERRTIFGKERVNPSMDLDEAQLQRLATMTNGYYFRAKNSEDLAQIYQKIDQLEPVSRDNLSYRPKSELFFWPLLAALFVSLWISLSQVITLPNGLKRGSQ; encoded by the coding sequence ATGTTAACCTTAAGCTGGCCTTGGTTATTGGCCTTATTGCCTCTGCCTTGGTTTATAAAAAAATTCCCCTTATCTCAATCCCAAGGTGGTTACTTACAATTGCCCGGCGTTCTGGCATCAAGCCAATTACAAAGCCGTAGCCAGGGGTCATCATCTCGCAAGCGCTATTGGTTAATGTGGCTATTTTTACTGTGTGCCATCGCGCGTCCTCAATGGTTAGGCGAGCCGATAGAATTACCCTCTAAGGGGCGAGATCTTATGCTAGCGGTAGATTTGTCTGGCAGTATGCAAATTGAAGATATGGTTATTAACGGTAAAACTGTCGATCGTTTTAGTTTAATTCAAAACGTCTTAGGTGAATTTATTGAGCGCCGAAATGGCGACCGTTTGGGGTTAATTCTATTTGCAGACCATGCTTATTTACAGGCGCCCTTAACCCAAGATAGACGCTCTATTGCCACCTTCTTAGCCGATGCACAAATTGGCTTAGTGGGTAAACAAACCGCCATAGGTGAAGCCATTGCTTTAGCGGTTAAGCGCTTCGATCAAGTTAGCGAAAGTAACCGCGTGCTAGTGCTATTAACCGATGGCTCAAACAATGCTGGCAATATCGAACCCGATGTGGCCGCTGAAATTGCCGCCAAGCGCAATGTCACCATTTACACAGTCGGCGTAGGTGCAGAACTCATGGAGCGGCGCACCATTTTTGGTAAGGAGCGGGTCAATCCTTCGATGGACCTTGATGAGGCGCAGTTACAACGGCTGGCCACTATGACTAATGGCTATTACTTTAGGGCTAAAAACAGTGAAGATTTGGCGCAAATTTACCAAAAAATCGATCAACTCGAGCCTGTAAGTCGTGACAACCTCAGTTATCGCCCTAAGAGTGAACTGTTTTTCTGGCCACTATTGGCCGCGCTATTTGTGAGTCTGTGGATAAGCTTATCTCAAGTGATAACCTTGCCCAATGGGTTAAAAAGAGGGAGTCAGTAA
- the fadJ gene encoding fatty acid oxidation complex subunit alpha FadJ, producing MEKTFNLARRDDGIAVLTMDVPGETMNTLKAEFGPEISAVLAEIKSDSSIKGLVVISGKADSFVAGADISMLDACTSADAAKALSQQGHQVFAELEGLSIPVVAAINGACLGGGLELALACHLRVCSDDAKTMLGVPEVQLGLLPGGGGTQRLPRLVGITTALDLMLTGKQVRPKQALKMGLVNDVVPNSILLETAVNLAKKGKKTAAPVKKSFINKVLESTSFSRDIIFDQARKQVEKKTQGNYPAPGKIIDCVRQGLNKGMVKGLEVEATHFSTLVMSSESAALRSLFFATTEMKKETGVDGVEPRKVRKAVVLGGGLMGGGIASVTTTKAKIPARVKDISDKGLSNALAYAYKLLDKGVKRRHMTPSARDGLMALMTTTTEYKGVKDADIVVEAVFEDLALKHQMVKDIERECGEHTIFASNTSSLPIGQIAAAAERPENVIGLHYFSPVEKMPLVEVIAHEKTSAQTIATTVAFARKQGKTPIVVKDGAGFYVNRILALYMNEAAQLLLEGQRIEHLDKSLVKFGFPVGPMTLLDEVGIDVGAKISPILEKELGERFQAPSAFAKLLNDDRKGRKNSKGFYQYGPKAKKSKLVDESVYAVLGILAASNKDSKEISERCVIQMLNEAVRCLEEGIIASPRDGDIGAIFGIGFPPFLGGPFRYMDSLGAAHMVARLEHYQKLHGERFAPSEKLKAMAANSQTFYTK from the coding sequence ATGGAAAAGACATTTAATTTAGCCCGCCGCGATGATGGTATCGCGGTGTTGACCATGGACGTCCCAGGCGAAACCATGAACACCCTCAAAGCCGAATTTGGCCCAGAGATAAGTGCTGTATTAGCTGAGATAAAATCAGACTCTAGCATTAAAGGCCTAGTGGTGATTTCGGGTAAAGCGGACTCATTTGTTGCTGGCGCCGATATCAGCATGTTGGATGCTTGCACCAGCGCGGACGCCGCTAAAGCCTTATCTCAGCAAGGCCATCAAGTGTTTGCAGAGCTTGAAGGATTAAGCATTCCTGTGGTTGCAGCTATCAATGGCGCTTGCCTTGGTGGCGGTTTAGAGCTTGCGTTAGCATGTCATTTACGTGTGTGTAGTGATGATGCTAAAACTATGCTTGGGGTCCCAGAAGTGCAGTTGGGGTTACTGCCTGGCGGCGGCGGGACCCAGCGTCTACCGCGCCTTGTTGGCATAACAACAGCGCTTGATTTGATGCTAACCGGTAAGCAAGTACGTCCTAAGCAAGCCTTAAAAATGGGTTTAGTTAATGATGTGGTGCCAAACAGTATCTTGCTTGAAACTGCGGTTAATTTAGCTAAAAAAGGCAAAAAAACGGCTGCGCCAGTGAAGAAAAGCTTCATTAATAAAGTGTTAGAGTCAACCAGCTTTAGCCGCGATATTATTTTCGATCAGGCGCGCAAGCAAGTTGAGAAGAAAACTCAGGGTAATTATCCTGCGCCAGGAAAAATTATTGACTGCGTACGTCAAGGATTAAACAAAGGCATGGTAAAAGGCCTTGAAGTTGAGGCCACTCATTTTTCTACTCTAGTGATGTCATCAGAATCAGCGGCGCTTCGCAGTTTGTTTTTTGCCACCACTGAAATGAAGAAAGAGACCGGAGTCGATGGTGTTGAACCACGTAAAGTGCGTAAAGCCGTGGTACTAGGTGGCGGCTTGATGGGCGGCGGTATCGCATCAGTTACCACCACTAAAGCCAAGATCCCAGCTCGCGTTAAAGACATTAGTGACAAAGGCCTGAGTAATGCCTTAGCTTATGCTTATAAATTATTGGATAAGGGTGTTAAGCGCCGCCATATGACACCATCAGCCCGTGATGGTTTAATGGCGCTGATGACCACAACCACTGAATATAAAGGCGTAAAAGATGCCGATATTGTGGTTGAAGCGGTATTTGAAGATTTAGCTCTTAAGCATCAGATGGTTAAAGATATAGAGCGTGAATGCGGCGAACATACCATTTTTGCCTCAAACACTTCGTCTTTGCCTATTGGTCAAATCGCTGCGGCCGCCGAGCGTCCTGAAAACGTGATTGGTCTGCACTATTTCTCACCGGTTGAGAAAATGCCTTTGGTTGAAGTTATTGCTCATGAGAAAACTTCGGCGCAAACTATTGCAACTACTGTGGCTTTTGCCCGCAAGCAAGGCAAGACACCTATCGTAGTTAAAGATGGCGCGGGCTTTTATGTGAACCGTATTTTAGCGCTTTACATGAATGAAGCGGCGCAGCTGTTACTGGAAGGTCAGCGTATCGAACACTTAGATAAGTCATTGGTTAAGTTTGGCTTCCCTGTGGGGCCTATGACCTTGCTTGATGAAGTGGGCATAGATGTGGGCGCCAAAATATCACCGATTCTAGAAAAAGAATTGGGCGAGCGTTTCCAAGCGCCAAGTGCATTTGCCAAGTTGTTAAATGATGACCGTAAGGGGCGCAAGAATAGCAAAGGCTTCTACCAGTATGGCCCTAAAGCGAAAAAATCTAAGCTTGTTGATGAAAGCGTATACGCTGTGCTTGGCATTTTAGCGGCCTCTAACAAAGACAGCAAAGAAATCAGTGAGCGTTGTGTTATTCAAATGCTTAATGAAGCAGTGCGCTGTTTAGAAGAAGGCATAATTGCTTCACCACGGGATGGTGATATCGGCGCTATCTTCGGCATAGGTTTCCCTCCTTTCTTGGGCGGCCCTTTCCGTTATATGGACAGCCTTGGGGCTGCACATATGGTGGCAAGATTAGAGCATTATCAGAAGCTTCATGGTGAGCGTTTCGCCCCAAGTGAGAAGCTTAAAGCTATGGCTGCGAATAGTCAGACTTTTTACACTAAGTAA
- a CDS encoding DUF58 domain-containing protein — MSLLPTQLPLFSDGVNLCQQELLACQNIARAIPERHARASAALSGHRNSSIKGRGMEFAEVRQYQNSDDVRTIDWRVTARTGVAHTKLFIEERERPILLLLDLSHSLYFGSSLLLQSVQAAHLAATLGWSAINHGDRLGALIASETEHLELKPRSRRQGILQLTSALMALHQRQLSQMDSLAHDPQHMLRACQRLQRIAKPGSLIWIITDGQHMSEECLGPLSELSRHCDIGAFVITDPLREGKLTLPKHFSLPVREGKQQLELNRHSFDIWLKQQQSQQQAFIQLMKMIKVEPRFIDASQPLSSQLDKLR; from the coding sequence ATGAGTTTATTGCCCACACAATTACCCTTATTTAGCGATGGCGTGAACCTCTGCCAACAGGAATTGCTTGCTTGTCAAAATATTGCGCGCGCCATTCCTGAGCGTCACGCACGAGCCAGCGCCGCGCTATCGGGGCACAGAAACAGCAGTATCAAGGGCCGCGGCATGGAATTTGCCGAAGTGCGCCAATACCAAAACAGCGACGATGTGCGCACCATAGATTGGCGCGTCACCGCCCGTACTGGGGTTGCACACACTAAGCTATTTATCGAAGAGCGTGAACGGCCTATCTTGTTACTGCTGGATTTAAGCCATAGCCTCTATTTTGGTTCAAGTTTATTACTGCAGTCGGTGCAAGCCGCCCACCTTGCGGCAACCTTAGGTTGGAGTGCTATCAATCACGGCGATAGGCTCGGTGCCTTGATTGCCAGTGAAACTGAGCATCTGGAGCTTAAACCCCGTAGCCGCAGGCAAGGCATCTTGCAGTTAACCTCGGCATTAATGGCGCTGCACCAGAGACAGCTCAGCCAAATGGACAGTCTAGCCCACGATCCACAACATATGCTCAGAGCCTGTCAGCGGCTGCAACGCATTGCAAAACCCGGCAGCTTAATCTGGATCATTACCGATGGTCAGCATATGTCCGAGGAATGCCTGGGTCCATTGAGCGAATTATCTCGCCACTGTGATATTGGTGCGTTTGTGATAACCGATCCCTTAAGGGAAGGCAAATTAACCCTGCCTAAACATTTTTCTTTACCCGTAAGAGAAGGAAAACAGCAACTGGAACTTAATCGACACAGCTTTGATATTTGGCTTAAACAGCAGCAATCTCAGCAGCAGGCGTTTATTCAGTTGATGAAAATGATCAAGGTCGAACCAAGATTTATCGACGCAAGCCAGCCCTTAAGTTCGCAATTGGATAAGTTACGCTAG
- a CDS encoding DUF4381 domain-containing protein — MKPQTTTDPMLAQLDDIILPQSISDLPLAPGYWLLAFLLILFIGMIVRGLMLKRRYHAPRKAAIALLNSYDITSDEFAAQVNTLLKRTALSYLPREQLAHLNGNEWFDWLDTRMPVKHKGTFGALLVKRHQAQGLTTAEKHALKQLGSTWLSNTSPFSLNNANSQKTGE, encoded by the coding sequence ATGAAACCTCAGACGACCACAGACCCTATGTTAGCTCAGCTTGATGACATCATCTTGCCGCAGAGCATCAGTGATTTACCTCTAGCCCCAGGCTACTGGTTGCTGGCCTTTTTGCTGATATTATTTATCGGCATGATCGTCCGCGGGTTAATGTTAAAGCGCCGCTATCATGCTCCCCGCAAAGCCGCCATTGCCTTATTAAACAGTTATGACATCACAAGTGATGAGTTTGCCGCACAGGTGAACACCTTACTGAAACGCACGGCCTTAAGTTACTTGCCTAGGGAGCAGCTTGCGCACCTCAATGGCAATGAATGGTTCGATTGGTTAGACACTCGCATGCCTGTAAAACATAAAGGCACATTTGGGGCCTTATTAGTCAAACGCCATCAAGCACAAGGGCTAACAACAGCTGAAAAACACGCCCTCAAGCAACTTGGCAGCACATGGCTCAGTAATACGAGTCCCTTCAGCCTAAATAATGCAAACAGCCAAAAAACCGGAGAGTAG
- the fadI gene encoding acetyl-CoA C-acyltransferase FadI, whose protein sequence is MSDRQQVKNARGERIAIVAGLRTPFAKQATAFHGVSALDMGKMVVNELISRSELDPKLIEQLVYGQVVLMPAAPNIAREIVLGTGMNVSTDAYSVTRACATSFQSAVNVAESIMTGNVEIGIAGGADSSSVLPITVSKKLAHALVDLNKARTLGQKFAIMRRLGLKDLMPVPPAVAEYSTGLSMGQTAEQMAKTYGISRADQDALAHRSHTLATETWNSGNLRDEVMTAHVAPYKQFIDRDNNIRENSVLESYAKLRPAFDRKHGSVTAANSTPLTDGASAIILMSEGRAKALGYQPIGYIKSYAFTAIDVWQDMLMGPSYATPLALKRAGMELEDLTLIEMHEAFAAQTLANMQMFGSKKFAAEKLGRNRAIGDIDMSKFNVLGGSLAYGHPFAATGTRLITQVCRELKRRGGGTGLATACAAGGLGAAMIVEVE, encoded by the coding sequence ATGAGTGACAGACAACAGGTAAAGAATGCTCGCGGCGAACGAATCGCGATTGTTGCCGGCCTTAGAACGCCGTTTGCTAAACAAGCGACAGCCTTTCACGGCGTCTCTGCCCTAGATATGGGCAAAATGGTGGTTAATGAGCTGATTTCTCGCTCTGAACTTGACCCTAAATTAATTGAGCAGTTGGTCTATGGCCAAGTGGTGTTGATGCCAGCTGCGCCTAACATTGCCCGCGAAATTGTCCTAGGCACTGGCATGAATGTGTCAACCGATGCTTATAGCGTGACCCGCGCTTGTGCGACCAGCTTCCAGTCTGCGGTTAACGTGGCTGAATCTATCATGACTGGCAATGTTGAAATCGGTATTGCTGGCGGCGCGGATTCTTCATCTGTATTGCCTATTACCGTGTCTAAGAAATTAGCCCATGCCTTGGTTGATTTGAACAAAGCCCGCACCCTAGGACAAAAATTTGCCATTATGCGCCGCCTTGGCCTTAAAGATTTAATGCCAGTGCCGCCAGCGGTTGCAGAATACTCGACCGGTCTTTCTATGGGGCAAACCGCCGAGCAAATGGCGAAAACTTACGGCATTAGCCGCGCAGACCAAGATGCATTAGCTCATCGCTCACACACGCTAGCCACCGAAACATGGAATTCAGGTAATCTTCGTGATGAGGTGATGACGGCTCATGTTGCCCCTTATAAGCAGTTTATTGACCGCGATAACAACATCCGCGAAAACTCTGTACTTGAATCGTACGCTAAGCTTCGCCCTGCGTTTGACCGTAAGCACGGCAGCGTGACAGCGGCAAACAGTACGCCGCTGACCGACGGTGCATCAGCCATCATATTGATGAGTGAAGGCCGTGCTAAAGCCTTAGGTTACCAGCCAATTGGCTATATCAAGAGTTATGCTTTTACCGCCATTGATGTATGGCAAGACATGTTGATGGGCCCATCTTACGCGACGCCATTGGCGCTTAAGCGTGCCGGTATGGAGCTTGAAGACTTAACCTTGATTGAAATGCACGAAGCGTTTGCCGCGCAAACCTTAGCCAACATGCAAATGTTTGGCTCGAAGAAGTTTGCCGCTGAAAAACTCGGTCGTAATCGCGCAATCGGTGACATCGACATGAGCAAATTTAACGTCCTAGGCGGCTCGCTTGCCTACGGTCACCCCTTTGCAGCCACAGGTACCCGTCTTATCACCCAAGTGTGTCGCGAGCTTAAACGCCGCGGCGGTGGTACTGGTTTAGCCACAGCCTGTGCGGCTGGTGGTTTAGGCGCAGCAATGATAGTTGAAGTGGAGTAA